A window of the Canis lupus baileyi chromosome 1, mCanLup2.hap1, whole genome shotgun sequence genome harbors these coding sequences:
- the HSD17B3 gene encoding 17-beta-hydroxysteroid dehydrogenase type 3 isoform X3: protein MGQWAVITGAGDGIGKAYSFELARQGLNVVLISRTLKKLQATAAEIECATGSSVKIIQADFTKDNIYEYIGEKLKGLEIGILINNVGMLPNLLPSHFLDTADDIQSVIHCNITSVVKMTQLILKHMESRQKGLILNISSGVALFPWPLYSMYSASKAFVCTFSKALQAEYKRKGIIIQVLTPYAISTPMTRYLNTNMITKTADEFVKESLNYVTIGDETCGCFTHEILRIFLSLIPSWVLYSSTFQKKYKDYLKQNTGTI, encoded by the exons CTAGCAAGACAAGGACTCAATGTCGTGCTTATCAGCCGGACACTTAAAAAGCTACAGGCCACCGCTGCAGAGATTG AGTGCGCTACGGGGAGTAGTGTGAAGATTATACAAGCAGATTTTACCAAAGACAACATCTATGAGTATATTGGAGAAAAACTTAAAGGCTTAGAAATTGGAATTTTAA TCAACAACGTGGGGATGCTTCCAAACCTCCTCCCGAGCCACTTTCTTGATACAGCAGATGACATCCAG AGTGTCATCCATTGTAACATCACCTCGGTAGTGAAG ATGACACAGCTAATTCTGAAACACATGGAATCAAg gcAGAAAGGGCTTATCTTGAACATTTCTTCCGGGGTGGCCCTCTTTCCCTGGCCTCTGTACTCCATGTATTCAGCTTCCAAG GCTTTTGTGTGCACGTTTTCCAAGGCACTGCAAGCAGAATACAAAAGGAAAGGGATCAttatccag GTGTTGACCCCATACGCTATCTCAACCCCAATGACAAGGTACCTAAACACCAACATGATAACCAAGACTGCTGATGAGTTTGTAAAAGAATCACTGAATTATGTCACGATTGGAGATGAAACCTGTGGCTGCTTCACGCATGAAATCTTG CGGATCTTCCTGAGCCTGATCCCGTCATGGGTTTTGTACAGCAGCACGTTCCAGAAGAAATACAAGGACTACCTCAAGCAGAATACTGGCACTATATAG